A window from Pseudomonadales bacterium encodes these proteins:
- the dapF gene encoding diaminopimelate epimerase, with protein sequence MKFSKYHALGNDYIVIDPKNLDLSLSDDHIKVICDRHFGVGSDGILYGPENSDSCDFSLRIFNPDASEAEKSGNGLRIFSRYLWDQSLVSNSEFTIQTKGGTVHSTVGERGLSVSIGMGKVRFTHEKTGDPEPSPQLINVKGHEFTYYLANVGNPHCVILLDEINSSLAKDCGSIIENDSRFSNRTNVQFVKVIDNSSIQIEIWERGAGYTLASGSSSTAAASVVHALGLCGSNIDVYMPGGIINIKLSKHFYATMTGAVGKICEGDISAETLSKT encoded by the coding sequence ATGAAATTCAGCAAGTATCACGCTTTGGGTAACGACTATATTGTTATTGATCCTAAAAATTTAGATCTATCTTTGTCAGACGATCATATTAAAGTGATTTGTGATCGTCACTTTGGTGTTGGCTCTGACGGTATCTTGTATGGGCCTGAAAATAGTGACAGCTGTGATTTCTCTCTTAGAATATTCAACCCAGACGCAAGCGAGGCAGAGAAAAGCGGTAATGGTCTACGAATTTTCTCAAGATACCTGTGGGATCAGTCTCTAGTTTCTAATAGTGAATTTACTATCCAAACAAAAGGTGGGACTGTTCATTCAACAGTCGGTGAGAGAGGGCTTTCTGTTTCTATCGGAATGGGAAAAGTACGTTTTACCCATGAAAAAACTGGGGATCCGGAACCTAGCCCTCAACTCATTAATGTCAAAGGCCATGAATTTACCTATTACTTAGCCAATGTTGGTAATCCACATTGTGTAATTTTACTTGATGAAATTAATTCATCGCTTGCTAAGGATTGCGGCAGTATTATTGAAAACGACTCTAGGTTTTCCAATCGAACTAATGTCCAATTTGTAAAGGTGATCGATAATTCATCAATTCAAATTGAAATTTGGGAACGGGGTGCAGGCTATACGCTTGCTTCAGGCTCTAGCAGTACCGCAGCTGCTTCTGTTGTGCATGCTCTTGGTTTATGTGGCTCTAACATAGATGTTTATATGCCTGGTGGAATAATTAACATTAAGTTAAGCAAACATTTCTATGCCACTATGACCGGAGCTGTTGGTAAAATTTGTGAAGGTGATATTTCTGCTGAGACATTGAGCAAAACCTAA
- a CDS encoding GFA family protein: MEETLASTCSCNEVQVTISEQPFIEFVCHCNDCKKFTHQDSATISFFSTPSVKITGHTKDYTITAKSGSFVTRKACANCNTPLINATSRFPQLIGVLSNTIKPPFVSNPASHVWVCQKSPNITIPSDVQQYEEGLV, encoded by the coding sequence ATGGAAGAAACATTAGCATCAACGTGTAGTTGCAATGAAGTACAAGTCACAATAAGTGAACAGCCATTTATAGAGTTTGTTTGCCACTGTAATGATTGCAAAAAATTTACACATCAAGACTCAGCTACAATTAGCTTTTTCAGTACACCATCAGTAAAAATAACTGGTCACACTAAAGACTATACCATTACTGCAAAATCAGGCAGTTTTGTTACTCGCAAAGCTTGTGCAAACTGTAATACACCATTAATAAATGCAACTAGCCGCTTTCCTCAGCTCATTGGTGTTTTATCAAATACTATTAAACCACCGTTTGTTAGTAATCCAGCAAGCCACGTATGGGTTTGCCAAAAATCACCTAATATTACAATTCCGAGTGATGTGCAGCAATACGAAGAGGGTTTGGTATAA